A window of Thermococcus aggregans contains these coding sequences:
- the hydA gene encoding NADPH-dependent hydrogenase/sulfhydrogenase 1 subunit alpha: protein MYIPITVDHIARVEGKGGVEIVVGDEGVKEVKLNIIEGPRFFEAITIGKKLEEALAVYPRICSFCSAAHKLTALEAAEKAVGFTPRPEIQDLRDLLYIGDMIESHALHLYLLVLPDYLGYSNPLAMVDKYKKEIEYAMALKNIGSKIMDYLGSRAIHQENAILGGFGKLPTKAQFEEMKRELKEALPLAEYTVELFSKLEQYEEVNDDEIVHMAVKPRNDVYGIYGDYIKVSDGFEFPVEEYKKHIVEKVVEHSFAKHSFYKGKPFMVGALSRIVNNADLLYGKAKELYNQYKDLFRYNNCFANNFAQALELVYFVERAIDIIEEALAKWPIKERDEVEIRDGFGVSITEAPRGLVVYALEVKDGRVSYADIITPTAMNLAIMERHVRMMAEKHWQDDPERLKLLAEMTTRAYDPCISCSVHVVRI from the coding sequence ATGTATATTCCGATTACAGTTGATCACATAGCGCGCGTTGAGGGCAAGGGTGGAGTAGAGATAGTTGTCGGCGATGAGGGCGTCAAGGAGGTAAAGCTCAACATCATAGAGGGGCCTCGTTTCTTTGAGGCCATAACAATCGGTAAAAAGCTTGAAGAAGCCTTGGCGGTCTACCCGAGGATTTGTTCATTCTGTTCAGCGGCCCATAAGCTTACGGCACTGGAAGCGGCTGAAAAGGCTGTGGGCTTTACTCCAAGACCTGAAATTCAAGACCTGAGAGATTTGCTCTATATAGGTGATATGATAGAGAGTCATGCCCTGCATCTCTACCTGCTTGTCTTGCCCGATTATCTCGGCTACTCAAATCCGTTGGCAATGGTGGACAAATACAAGAAAGAAATTGAATATGCGATGGCTCTTAAGAACATCGGCTCAAAAATAATGGACTATCTCGGTTCAAGGGCAATTCACCAAGAGAATGCCATACTTGGAGGTTTTGGAAAACTCCCAACAAAAGCCCAGTTTGAGGAAATGAAGAGAGAACTTAAAGAAGCCCTGCCTTTGGCTGAATACACAGTGGAGCTCTTCTCAAAGCTCGAACAGTACGAAGAGGTAAACGATGATGAAATAGTTCATATGGCAGTAAAGCCGAGAAATGACGTCTATGGAATCTATGGAGATTATATTAAAGTTAGCGATGGCTTCGAATTCCCTGTGGAAGAGTACAAAAAGCATATAGTCGAAAAAGTCGTGGAGCACAGCTTTGCAAAGCACTCATTCTACAAAGGAAAGCCCTTTATGGTAGGTGCACTTTCAAGAATAGTGAACAATGCTGACCTTCTCTATGGAAAGGCAAAGGAACTCTACAACCAGTACAAAGATCTCTTTAGGTACAACAACTGCTTTGCAAACAACTTTGCCCAAGCACTTGAGCTTGTCTACTTTGTGGAAAGAGCAATAGACATCATTGAGGAGGCCCTCGCAAAGTGGCCAATAAAAGAAAGAGACGAGGTTGAGATAAGGGACGGATTTGGCGTAAGCATAACTGAAGCTCCAAGAGGATTGGTCGTTTATGCTCTTGAAGTCAAAGACGGAAGAGTCAGCTATGCGGATATAATAACACCAACAGCAATGAACCTTGCAATCATGGAACGCC
- the hydD gene encoding NADPH-dependent hydrogenase/sulfhydrogenase 1 subunit delta: MSEKIKIGFYALTSCYGCQLQFAMMDEILQLLDKADIECWFMVERNSDEDKEVDIAFIEGSVSTQEEVELVRKIRENSKIVIAVGSCAIHGGVQSWDKDKGLSELWKTVYGDAHVKFEPKMAEPLEKYIKVDYKLYGCPPEKKDFLYALGALLVGSWPEDIDYPVCVECRIRGNPCILIEKGEPCLGPVTVAGCDARCPAFNVACIGCRGAVGYDVAWFDALALEFKKKGLTKEEILERMKIFNAHNPKLEEMVNKVFEEGE; the protein is encoded by the coding sequence ATGAGCGAGAAAATTAAGATTGGGTTTTATGCTCTCACTTCATGCTATGGCTGCCAACTCCAGTTTGCTATGATGGATGAAATATTGCAGCTCCTTGATAAAGCCGACATCGAGTGCTGGTTTATGGTCGAACGCAATAGCGATGAGGATAAGGAAGTTGACATTGCATTTATCGAAGGGAGTGTTTCAACTCAAGAGGAAGTCGAGCTCGTAAGAAAAATTAGGGAAAACTCCAAAATAGTCATAGCGGTGGGTTCATGTGCCATTCACGGTGGAGTGCAGAGCTGGGATAAAGATAAGGGGCTTAGTGAACTCTGGAAAACTGTTTATGGAGACGCTCACGTCAAATTTGAACCAAAGATGGCTGAGCCACTGGAAAAATACATTAAAGTTGATTACAAGCTTTATGGTTGTCCGCCGGAGAAAAAGGACTTCCTCTACGCTTTGGGTGCCTTATTGGTAGGTTCATGGCCTGAAGACATAGACTATCCGGTATGTGTTGAATGCAGAATTAGAGGAAACCCATGTATCCTCATAGAAAAAGGAGAGCCATGCCTTGGCCCTGTGACAGTTGCCGGTTGCGATGCTCGGTGCCCAGCATTTAACGTCGCTTGTATTGGGTGTAGAGGTGCTGTAGGTTACGACGTTGCTTGGTTCGATGCACTCGCATTGGAGTTCAAGAAGAAGGGCCTTACAAAAGAGGAAATACTTGAGAGAATGAAAATTTTCAATGCTCACAATCCAAAGCTGGAAGAAATGGTTAACAAGGTATTTGAGGAGGGAGAGTAA
- the hydG gene encoding NADPH-dependent hydrogenase/sulfhydrogenase 1 subunit gamma, with product MTVPRPVPRSNTFAEDNPYALERVRVLRVYQLTELEKLFLFRFEDPTIAENWKFKPGQFVQLTIPGIGEVPISVCSSPMRQGFFELCIRKAGRVTTAVHKLKPGDTVLVRGPYGNGFPVDKWEGMDLLLIAAGLGTAPLRSVFLYAMDNRWKYGNITFINTARYGKDLLFYKELEAMKDIAEAENVKIIQSVTRDPDWPGPKGRPQNFIVEANTNPKNTAVAICGPPRMYKDVFEALINYGYRPENIYVTLERMMKCGIGKCGHCNVGTSTSWKYVCKDGPVFTYFDIVSTPGMLD from the coding sequence ATGACCGTCCCAAGACCCGTTCCTCGGAGCAATACTTTTGCAGAGGACAATCCCTATGCCCTAGAAAGAGTTAGGGTTCTTAGGGTGTATCAACTCACCGAGTTAGAAAAGCTGTTCCTATTTAGGTTTGAAGACCCAACTATTGCAGAGAACTGGAAATTTAAGCCGGGCCAGTTTGTCCAGCTTACAATACCAGGAATAGGGGAAGTGCCGATTAGTGTATGTTCCTCCCCCATGAGACAAGGTTTCTTTGAACTCTGTATCAGAAAAGCTGGAAGAGTTACTACTGCAGTCCACAAGCTTAAGCCTGGTGATACCGTACTCGTGAGGGGCCCATATGGAAACGGTTTCCCTGTTGACAAATGGGAAGGCATGGATCTGCTCTTAATAGCGGCGGGCCTTGGAACTGCGCCCCTTAGGAGTGTCTTCCTCTACGCGATGGACAACCGCTGGAAGTACGGTAACATAACTTTCATAAACACTGCCCGCTATGGGAAGGACCTTCTCTTCTACAAGGAGCTTGAGGCTATGAAGGATATAGCGGAGGCTGAAAACGTTAAGATAATTCAGAGTGTCACAAGAGATCCCGATTGGCCGGGACCAAAAGGCAGGCCGCAGAACTTCATAGTAGAAGCAAATACAAACCCCAAGAACACAGCAGTGGCAATCTGCGGTCCTCCAAGAATGTACAAAGATGTTTTTGAGGCTCTCATAAACTATGGCTACAGACCGGAGAACATCTACGTTACGCTTGAGAGAATGATGAAGTGTGGAATAGGAAAGTGCGGCCACTGTAACGTGGGAACAAGCACCTCATGGAAGTACGTCTGTAAAGACGGCCCCGTCTTCACGTACTTTGATATCGTATCAACACCCGGAATGCTCGACTGA